In Theileria equi strain WA chromosome 3, complete sequence, the genomic window GAGGCTTTAGATACTAGGAAGATGGAGTGCTATTGATATACTGGGATTTTAGTAAAGAGTCCATAATTCTCCTTTAAATGACAAGATACTAATGGGCCACTTCGTTTATAAGGTAGACAACTGATATGGTATTTCCGGCACTCTCTCCTGACCCTCTCTACTCTTCCAGTCATGTTTACCTATAATGGAATGTAGAGAATGTGAGACGCTCAACGACACTTAATAAACAAGGAAAAGTGGTTTGAGATGCTGAATaatgataaggaagaataaatggcTACATAAACTGTTATTCACCCCATCCATTGTCtacttttcttcctctccATTCTCACTACGCTCTCTAAAGTTAACTCTTGCCTGTGCCAAGATTCTAGTTGTTGTTTTTACAGACGGAGAAACCGAGGAAAAATCCTCTCGGGAATCTCCTAATCCTTCTTCCCTTGCTATTCAGCATGATGAAGAactaaaggatggaagtGTTAGTAAAGCTTAAGAATCTACTGCTAGATACTCTACTGTATGTCATACTAGTTGTAATGCTAATAGTAATTCTAGAGGACCCGAAAGACCTGTTGGTAAAGTTGAAGAACCTGAAACAGCTAgatctgaagaacaaacTCTTGATTCCTCTGACACTGTCTCTGCTACTTCTGTTCATAGTGTATCTACTATTACTAATCCTGGACCGCGTCCACAATAAcacaaatatttacatttaccTGGCGCTAACCTTTTTCCCCTTGTGGTCCCTCAAATTGCTATTGGTTCTGCTGGTCCTGAAAGACTTTAAGCTCAGATTCAAGGTATAGTTCGTAGAGAGTCTCTTCTCCAACTCAAAGAGATCTTTTAGGGAAAATCTTTGGAGCTGCTTCAGTTTTTGTACAGGTGGAGCAGGATACTATCTCTGGAAAAGCTTCTTCCTCGACGTATTTCCACGTCTGATATTTAAAGATCTCCCAGAGGTACTCATGGACTCTCATCAAGAAGAAAGAGTTTGATAAGAAGCTTACTGACATGAGTAAATCTGTATCATCTCCTAATCCTTCTTCAGATCcctctactactactccatcttaATAGCCTCTCATGACTactccctatggatataatgcagttcCATACTTCGGTATCTTTTGTTCACACTCCGTTAGAGTGTACATGTCTAACTAATGGTAGTCTCTCTTACATGCATAGGCAAAATGATGGGCGATTAGCATTCTTCCGGGAACATTTTTAGGGACACAAAGCCTGGACTATAAACTAACCATATCAAAGTGCGTGCACAGAAgtaaaacaaattaaaactgaAGAGGCGTGaaatactgcattatagTGGCGTTAAATTGAGAAATGTTCGCCATGATTATATATCGTGAACTATCTTCATTACTTTAGGATTTTTCGTCTTTGGAAGCTTGCTACTATTATCCGTTTCATCAGAATACACAATAAAGAGAAACTCTCTCTTTTCAACGATAGATCCTCTGACGTCTGTAGTGAAGGCCGTAACAAGatttttgcatgcacaCTTGGTGGAGCATCCACACCAGTACCAGAACGCCTTTCTTGTGGTAAAGTGTTTGGTAGGCCAGTTGTCTGGATCCTTCTCTGCCTGCCTGTATGTCTTGAGGTAACCATTACCCATAAAGGCGAATATCAACTGCATTATAGAATAAAGTAATGTGTTTAGTGTAGCcatttttgagtttttctTGCCATTATTCTTGGTTTGTCTTGAGGCCCCGTTAGATCCAATACCCCTAGTAGTATGTACACACATATCATACAAGACAATAACAAGTGTGAGAAGTATCGTGCTATGCCGAAGTGTTCTGGCTATAAATCCATCTGGATAGTGCAATATAATCGTGAAAATGTATGCACATGTAACTTCTAGAACAAAAAAGAGCCAAGACCAATGCCAGAGGATATTTACACCATCCCATTTCCTGCCAGGACCCTTCTTTGCCTCCTTTAGATAGAGTAAAATGGCAGGTGGTATTGCTCCAGTATAAAGCAATGTCAAGGAAATGTAAAAACCCTTTTGAATACCAGCAAGTTTATAAGGTGCAATGGCCGGGTAGAAGGCATACTGTAGTCCGTAACCAAATGCAGCTAGAAATAGTGGTGACCAAGATAGTCTTATACCAGTCCAaaaatcatcattactAGTACTACTTTTATTAGTCTGGCTACTGCCGTACGCAGGTATCCAAATTCCTGCTGCAATTACCGCTAAACAAATAGCAGTGATAATTTGCCATACTACTACCCAGTAGTTTATATTCTGAAGTCTATATTTATTCCCAAGCTTGACAAATGAGAGATGGtatgaggaagaagtgaTGCACGCCGCCGGTATAGCAGCTAGATATGCTGCAATCTCGCTCGATGCCAAAGTTGTTACAGAGACAACAGTACAACCGCACATGAATGACGTCAATACAATACCCCAGTAGTAAGCTGTAATGTAACCCTGGTCTCCTCCAGTGTAGAATGTCACCAACGTTACAGCATAACAAAGGGACATTGAACAAGTGCAGACTGACGATACAATATTTAGAGAATCCTTAAATGTAGGTGAACCCAGAATTAATCCGTTCATCACCATTGTCCCAAGTAAAGCGGCAATTCTGTAGGAGATAATAACCTGATTAAGAAAGAGAGGAATGTAGCTAGAACCGATCCTGAACCTTACAGCAGCAAACTTGCCGGCAGAAACTGCCAAACGAGGCAATTGAGACAAGGCAAAGGCAGCCATAAAGGCTGCCACCTTTTGGAGGCTACTGCCTTCAGTCTGTGAGCTAGCCATTGTGCCCATTTCTGACGTCCCAACCACCCTTAATGCCCTAGTCGAGCGTTAAACCCGGAAGACTAGCACAAAAAACAGCGCCTATAGTCATCTTCACATCCTTTTGTCTAAGTCTACCAAGTAGACAAGGACCTTCAGCAGATTAGACAACATCATATCAGGATTATacaactacattttaaCTGGAAAttccaaaacatttacaacTATGCGATAAAGATGAGTAACAGGCAGATTTAGAGGATAAGGTTGACCCAGGAAGAGGAGATTCCAGACCCCATAGGTACATTTCCCGGAGGAATGGACTAAAAGTCGACAAGTATAAAGCTCTATAGACTCCACTTGAATACTCAGATTTTACTCTCTGCAAATCCCCTTTCTTCCTCCGCAGGTGTGCTCATTCAGCCCCTGAATTTCTAGAGGAATGAAACTGTCTCATTCCGCACGTCTAACCTGGAGTGTCCATTTTACCGCAATCATCCACCTTTAATATGCATAGGTATCTCATGTATGGTATGAATTTGTATCTTGACTGCTTGTTCATTTGTGAATAGCCCATTCTTCCTATCTCTGTCTAGGGACCTatcattccagtatatcaacaagagagtagtctaggCACTAACATGTTTCACAGAGTGACTGTGTCAGACTACATTCAAAAGTCTGGTAGGTATTGAGAGCCTGGAGGACTCCTGGGAAACCTTATAAGGAGAGGGAAGTGAACTTTTCAGGTGGTCCAAAGGATGACCAATAGGCACCTAATAAATACTAAACAGGCCACAGCTAAGAGGGTAACATCAAAACTGTGCTGCAGAGAGCCTCTAGAGCTGTGCCTGGTGGAAGCACTACGCATAGACAGCATTCTCCAGTGCATGCAAGTCAAGCCAGACCAAGCTTCCAGGCAGACTTTGACTCAATACACTCTGTGAGTGCCCATCTCAACTCATTTGACATCCACTCCCTATCCAGTATCCTAAGGACTTAAAGAACCCAAAGTCtttagtaggccatttactTCGatcatgttcatatttgGAATAGGTCTTTAgataaccatctccagtaaaggccaagactatcattaaaccttgggataAAAAGGCATTAACAGATGAGTAAGTACCCTCCCTTATCTTTACAGCAAGGGCAGTTAGTAGATGTACATTTGTCAGGATCACAAGCTCCTCCTCCattgcagtatttacctacTTGCTTACCAATACTTACTCCAGAAGGATTCACATA contains:
- a CDS encoding hypothetical protein (encoded by transcript BEWA_003970A), with translation MIRKNKWLHKLLFTPSIVYFSSSPFSLRSLKLTLACAKILVVVFTDGETEEKSSRESPNPSSLAIQHDEELKDGSVSKA
- a CDS encoding hypothetical protein (encoded by transcript BEWA_003980A) — its product is MGTMASSQTEGSSLQKVAAFMAAFALSQLPRLAVSAGKFAAVRFRIGSSYIPLFLNQVIISYRIAALLGTMVMNGLILGSPTFKDSLNIVSSVCTCSMSLCYAVTLVTFYTGGDQGYITAYYWGIVLTSFMCGCTVVSVTTLASSEIAAYLAAIPAACITSSSYHLSFVKLGNKYRLQNINYWVVVWQIITAICLAVIAAGIWIPAYGSSQTNKSSTSNDDFWTGIRLSWSPLFLAAFGYGLQYAFYPAIAPYKLAGIQKGFYISLTLLYTGAIPPAILLYLKEAKKGPGRKWDGVNILWHWSWLFFVLEVTCAYIFTIILHYPDGFIARTLRHSTILLTLVIVLYDMCVHTTRGIGSNGASRQTKNNGKKNSKMATLNTLLYSIMQLIFAFMGNGYLKTYRQAEKDPDNWPTKHFTTRKAFWYWCGCSTKCACKNLVTAFTTDVRGSIVEKREFLFIVYSDETDNSSKLPKTKNPKVMKIVHDI